In the genome of Dromiciops gliroides isolate mDroGli1 chromosome 1, mDroGli1.pri, whole genome shotgun sequence, the window TCTAgccatgaccccattttacacTGTCACCAGCAGTATATAATTTTCCTGAGATTTCTCTCAACTTTGGTTGTTAATAGTTATATTAAAAGGaggcattcttttccctgaaagTCCTGCTCTGATGCTTGATAGTGGTATGGAAGTGACATGGAACATAAGCTCTGGTAGCTTCTATTAAACTGGAAAGTCCTTGAGTATCTGACCATGTAGCTGTTGGACTATTTGTCTTCCCTCCAAAAACTAGCCCAGTTAGGTTCAAAGCAGCTCATCTTCTGAAGGTGAATCTCCTAGGGTCAAGGATGATACCTCAACAACTAAGGTAAAAAGAGGTCATGATCTGGATGAGGGAAGATTACACCCACACCTGTTAAATCACAGGGTCTTTGATGTGTAATGGTGCCATTTAATTGCCAGAAatgttgtacttttttttttttgcttgctatATTTGCTGTTTCTTTGTATGTAAGTTGTATTTAGGGAGGTTAAAGAGGCTTATATATAGATAAGAGTTCTGGGACTTGATAGAAAGATCTGGTCAAACTGCCTAATTTCTAGCAGTGACTTATCTACAAAATCACAGATGTGATCTGATGGTCATTTTCTATTAGTGTAaattgtgtatatcctttgaccatttatccaatggttattcatctttattttcaaatacaaacaGGTTGTGTGGATGTAACttagttgaaaaaaatgtttatgaaaatGATGCAGATGAAATTTTTACAAATCATCCTATCTTAATTGTACTAATGAAGTTTTTTATGTAAAGAAGTATACTGTGAAGCTAATAAGCACCCTATAATTTACCTTTTATCTACCTTCACATTTCCACATACCAAGTTTACTTAAATAGTGGATGGCAAGTAGTGTCCACTAGAGGGAACCGTGTATTCATGTTAAACTAAAAGTATTTCCAGCTTTCTTTGGAAAAATGAGTTTCAGGAATGTATAAGTACCAGAATTAAGGGTTGTGGAAAGAGAGCATAAAAGACaattggggatgggggtgaggggtgggaggaaagcCCTTTAATTTAAAATCTCTCCTCAAGAGGATTAagatgaattctctctctctctaacatgGCAGTATCTTATCAATTTTAaagtgcccctccccccaattcttTTAATGTATTAGTTTGGGAACAATTAAACACTCTTACCTTCTAATGTAACATCTATGATAGTCATTACTAACTTACTACACTTAAGGCCTTTCATAGTGTAGTCACACTGTAATTGAAAGGCAGCTTGATATGGTGATTCAAACCGTGTTTAAATCATCTGTAACTTACTACTTGGATGATATTGGCTCTCTGTCTCtacttcctcatgtgtaaaatgtagGGCCTAGACTGAGACTTTGGTCAGTGACCAAAATTGAATTTGGAGTGGTATATTCTCCTTTTTCTTGAAATTAAATCCTTTCATCTTCTGGCTATTCATACTTTCATCTCATCATTTGGAACTGCTGATTCTGTTCCTCCAGCATTTGGCAAAATGAAGAAAGGTTACAATCACTTCCTGTTAAAATGCCTCTTAATAAAAGGATAGGTCAGATTGGAATTTGGGGAAAGCAAACTGTGTAGTAGCCCTAGATGTAGATAAAGAATGAGAAGTGATAGTGATAATGATAAAATAAGGGACTAAATAAGATGAAACCAGCCCTTGGTCCCATCTTATTTCTGGATACTCAGTTCACAACTTTTGcctcatctttgactcttcttcTCCCTCATCCAGCCATTTGCCAAGTGCTAACTATCCTATTTCTACAGTATATCTCCTATTTCCATAGCGTATCCCCCATCTCACATCTCTCATCTTTTACCCTTTCTCATGACCAtagttcagtccctcatcaccttttACCTAGTCCACTATAATAGTCCTCTCATTGCTCTCCTTGTTCCCATTTTCCCTTTCCAATTTACCCTGTGTACTAATTGGTCTTCAAAGTGGTCACAAGGCTGGGCCCCAAGAGATATGTGTGATCAACAAGTTGGAAAGTAGGAAGATGCATTTcaatctcttctccccttcataGCCTATTATAGGATTTGTCTTCAGTACAACCACACCATCCCTTATCTTTCTAGCTCCATCTCTATGTGAGGTCCCAGACACCTCCCCAAGGGCCCCATcccccattcctccccccccccccctgccaggAGTTAGGTCTTTAGTGCAGTTAGAATCTAATCCCAACCAGGGTGCCCACAGTAGCAACTTTGAATGCACCATTgggaaaattctctctcttcagtCTTACCTCTGGCTCCCAAACCCACCCTTATTCCATTATACTTACCTATTATACTTGTTAAAAcaaccatccttctagtcatccaAGCTCATAACCTTGtcatcatcctcaactctttgCTCTCcattcatttgccaaatcttgaaATTCCGTATCTCATATTTGTCTGCTTCTCTCCATTCACTtccctagttcagaccctcatcacctctggcCTAGCCTGATTGCTCTCCTCTCTCACGTCTCCTCTTTCTAAAACATCTTCTgaacagctgccaaagtgattttcctgaggtAAAGATTCGACCACGTCTCTCCCTTACTCTCtttgactccaggatcaaatacagtccttctctttcttctaggTTCATCTCAGATTCTTTTAGAAAAGCGTTTCTTGATTTGTAACCTCTgaataaagtaggtgcttaataaatactgaattaATAGATTTAcaggaaaattactttaaattGTCTGGAATGGGAATTGCTAGTGTGAGTTTCCTCTTTAAAATTGTAGTGGTTTTAGTAATAAACTGCACTTAAGCAGAAAAAAACAGTGTGGTGTAGTCAATTTCTACCCTTGCCCTCAATCCCCGCCCCCCAGGTCTAAGTATTTTATGATTATCTGTGataattgatattttttaaattcacaacAGGGTGCTGATATCTTTAAGGCTAAAATTAATATTGAAGTACAAATGGCTTCAGAGCTAGCCATAGCTGCAATCGAAAGAAATGGTGGTGTTATTACTACAGCATTTTATGATCCAAGAAGCCTGGGTAAGTTTCATCTGTCATTTTCTTACTCTTCCCTTCATAATAGATGCCCAGTGCCATATGTCACATGTCTCTTTAAATCctaaacataggggcagctaggtggcacagtggataaagcactggccctggattcaggaggacctgagttcaaatccagtctcagacacttgactagctgtgtgaccctggacaagtcacttaaccctcattggggcccccccccccaaaatcctaAACATAAGAAGCTGGTACTGGTTTACTTGGATTTGTAACATGGGAAGAACAGCGTATTACATTCTATTGTGGGGAaaatacatgtacatagataagtcaatataaaatacatacaaagtaatttcaggaaaaAGGACACACTAACAATTGGGCAGATTAGATAAGGCCACAAATAGGAGGTATCATTTGACATGAACCTTGAAGGGAACTAGATATTCAGTGCCctttgtttgatttgttttaatAGTTGTCTCcttccttgttgttcagttgtttcagtcatgtctgactctgtgagcAGAGATattggtttctcatttccttctccagctccttttacaaatgaggaactgaggcaaacagagttaagggatttgcccagggttacatggctaatgagtatatgaggccagatttgagctccagaagatgagccttcctgactccaggcccagtgttctgtgcACTGTAATGTCATCTGCCTGCCTTAGGTGTCTCTTTTCTAGGTATCTAGTTGTTCGCCATTATTTCCCAGTCAGTCAGCTTGTTTTAAGGTGAATAGATTTGCtttgattattataaaaatatgtaaattccCACAATTTTTCCAGTTAGGCTTCTAAACTAAAGATTACTGAGGAGATTAAGgcttttgtttgttctttcacAATAAACCTACAACTCTTCCAGACctcttatttcttacagcatttaTTATACTAGACTTTTCAGGGTATAACCGAAGTCATATAACATTTTCAGCTCTGCCTCTTCTTATTACCTTgttgatcttgagcaaatcacttaacatcttttgGCTTGGTTTTCCCTACCCTGAAAAGAGAAGGGATTGGACCTGTTGACATTAGAAGTCCATTTTCAATCCTTGGTCCCAGGCTAATGATGACTAAATAAGACTCAAATTACATGAAAATAATATCTGCtcctttttgttaaaaaaattttttttttaagtgaggcaattggggttaagcgacttgcccagggtcacacagctagtaagtattaagtgtctgaggccggatttgaactcaggtactcctgactccagggccggtgctctatccactgcgccatctagctgccccttgttttaaaattttaattttacagataagtgttgttcaattaacaaacatttatcttccttcccttccccccctccaaaaaaaacaaaaacaaaaacctttaacAAATATAGCTAGTCATGGGGAAAAAATTTCCGGGGCGGCCATGTCCAAAGTTGTATGTTTCATTTCACatattgagtccatcacctctctgtaagGAGGTGGATAAACTCAccccttttaaaaatcctttttcattTGCTGCATAGTGTGCATTTAAATATTAATGTTTAGTGTTGGTCTTTGAAAGGTTACCCAGCTACGTATGCTTACTTGAGGTAAGTATTAAACAGAAGTATTGTCAGTGCTAAatttattcttaattttcttgACATTGAaagatgaattaaagaaaatctGTAGCTTATAAAAGAAGCTAGTGATCtacatagctaatatttatgtctccatttaaaaaatagagattcTCTGCAAACCTGTTCCATTTTTTCTTCGTGGAAAACCTATTCCCAAGAGAATGCTCCCACCAGAAGAATTGGTGCCATACTACACTGATGCTAGGAACCGTGGCTACCTGGCAGATCCAGCCCAGTTTCCTGAAGCAAGACTTGAGCTAGCCAAGAAATATGGTTATATTTTACCTGATATCACTAAGGATGAACTCTTCAAAATGCTTAGTACTCGAAAGGATCCAAGGCAGATTTTCTTTGGTCTTGCTCCAGGTTGGGTAGTAAATATGGCCGAAAAGAAAATCCTGAAGCCCACAGATGAAAACCTCCTTAAATACTATAGCTCATAAATTTTAAgcttagaggaaaaaatagtcttAGGAATACTAGAAAAATGATTCTAGAATGCTCACAGtttgttgtttcattttcctgtttcaCCAGACTTTAAAATATTCGGGGCTGGGTTTTGGCAtaatgcatttttcctttttttttttaagattaaatcaaaataaaatatctatgaAAAACTATATTGGACAAAACTTAAGTCTGTGCGACATGATGAAACATACACAAGCCTTCTTTTGCAGAATAGACTTTGGAGATCAGACATGTATCCTGGATGCTTTTAAACAGTCAGAAGAAATTATTTAGTCACGAATTTTCTCGCATGCCTTATTTTGTCCTTTTCACCCCTGCATatcagtgtgtgtatatgtcaaGTGTCATTGACCCATAGGTTGATTTAGCAGAGGTTCAAGCACTTGAAAGGCAAATAAGCCTCTGTTAGATGTCTCTGAGAGAAATTTCAGCTCTAGCAACTGAAGGTCAAAATTTGAGATTTTGTTTAGAAAAATTCAGATCATTGTACTGAGTTGATATTCACTAGTATGCACAGTATTTATCgaaatagtttttttgttttgttttgttttgtttttttgtgcagggcaatgggggttaagtgacttgcccagggtcacacagctagtaagtgtcaagtgtctgaggccggatttgaactcaggtcctcctgaatccagggccggtgcttttatccactgtgccacctagccgccccctgaaatAGTTTTAATGGATTATTTCTCTTATTGACCATATACCTTTTCACTGCTGATTATAGCACACATTTTAAGTGACAGACCAAACAAACAGTAAATGTGGAGACAGTGCAGAATTATTGAATTTTTTGTTCATTATACTGTCCAGGGTTTAAAAATGACAACATTCTTAAGATGTAACTACACACTCATCTGGTAAACTCTTCTAATATAAGGAGGATTTTGTGAACCCTagtttacaaatttaaaaaagctGAAATAAGTTGATGGTACAATGCCTTCCCTTGGGGGGCGGATATAAACTTTTCTAAAGTTCCATTCTTGGGGTACTTAGtggttcctttattttttttaataccctCTTTTCTCAACATTCTGATTGGCCCTTTGACTCAAAAATTTTATACTTGTAATTTTAAGCCATTAGCCCTTAGGGTCAATACAAATTAGGcatcattttaaaagaattgacTTAAGCtgagaaaaaaacatttgattTTACATTATTTGCACAGAAATGAACTTCCCTATTACATCCTGATTCTTTAATACAGTATAAAACCTTAAACTGCAAGAGATAccttttaattctttgaaaagcAGACTACTTACTACATCCAATTTGGTTATTTACTATCTTACCTTATTGTGTTGTTACaggtttctcttttttatgaatCAATTGACAATTGTATTTTCTGGGGGTTCTCCCAACAGGAAAGGTTTTTAGtaggaagtaaagaaggaagtTAGTCACCTAAATGAAGACCAAAACAAAAGTGTTTATGCCATGTAACAAACTTAGAATGTACACTCTGGATCTCCTATTGGATACAGAATGACAAGTTAGTCTGAGtaatagtgattttttaaaaattgtaaccaAATGGATGAACATACTTTGTTGTGGTTGACTTAAGAGGCCTACAGGTGAAAGGGAAACCCGAATAGAATGACAACCCAAAGAATGAAAACAGGAAACAGATGTCTGGTAATGTCTGGTGATGGGGTAGCATTTATTCACTGAATGTGGGTTTAGTCACCAGACAGCTGTATCCTGATCTTAATGTTATAATACTGCAGAGATCACCAAGCCAAAACAGCCACGTTCCACAAAATCCGGCTATTCTCTTTTACAAAGGTAATCCTTAGATCACTTTACCTCACTGGGACACTTCAGGGTACTTGAGTTACACACAGTTGGTTTGTTTCCCAAGGTTTTTTCCCCTGGTTTACAGGTGCAACATTTCTACATTATTCTGTCTATGAGCAGAAAGGATAATAGGGAGACATAAAGGATTTCCTGTTGGTTAATTTATCTTATTAGTCATGCAAGTGCCCTGGCAACCTGAGAATCAAAGCACAAGGAAGTTATCTGCAAACTTTCTTCATTCTGGAGTCAAATCTGTATGTAGTTGCCTTTCACCTCCGCAGCATTTTTCAATGCAAATAGGCTGTTTGTGTCTGTGACCTGGAACTAATGTTAAGAATGCTCGCTCATGAAAGTGTTTTTTTCTAAAGACTCCTTAGAGAAATAATTACTTTGGATTTCCTGTTGTTagggtttttggtgtttttttttttaatgttactatGTAGTctatagaaaatgaaatggcCCTGCCATAACAGGAAAAATACTTGTCAGATAACAACAGGGTAAAAcagcttaatttctgccagagtGTTGTCAGagaagattttgtttttcattggtGTCAATTATTATTGAAAAACCCAGGAAAGCTGTGTGTTTGAGTGACATCCTGaattgttaatttaattttttttttagtcagcaTTCACATTGTAAAATAATGCTAAGATCTCCTGAGGCTGTgaagaaaagatattttaaaatctgttatTTTCCAACACGACTTGCTAAGATCTTAAGTATTATAGAGGCAGCATGGTTGAAAAGCATCACATTAGTTTAGTTTGTTATTTTGCAACTTTTTCTGAATCCGCTTTTCTGTTTTGGTATACCTTTAATTCTTAAGATATTTTTCCATGTTTTAAATctaaatgggggaagggggcagctaggtagcacagtggataaaggaccagccctggattcaggaggacctgagttcaaatccagcctcagacacttgacacttactagccgtgtgaccctgggcaagttacttaaccctcattgcctatctatatatagatagataggcatcctttcaatttctacccattgttcttCTCCATGGGAATAAAAGTTTAATATAAATTAAACTGA includes:
- the MRPL15 gene encoding 39S ribosomal protein L15, mitochondrial; amino-acid sequence: MAGPVCGGGGGGAKALDLLRSLPRVSLANLKPNPGSKRPERQRRGRRRGRKCGRGHKGERQRGTRPRLGFEGGQTPFYLRIPKYGFNEGHSFRRQYHPLSLNRLQYLIDLGRVDPTQPIDLTQLVNGRGVTIQPFKRDYGVQLVEEGADIFKAKINIEVQMASELAIAAIERNGGVITTAFYDPRSLEILCKPVPFFLRGKPIPKRMLPPEELVPYYTDARNRGYLADPAQFPEARLELAKKYGYILPDITKDELFKMLSTRKDPRQIFFGLAPGWVVNMAEKKILKPTDENLLKYYSS